The Verrucomicrobium spinosum DSM 4136 = JCM 18804 genome includes a region encoding these proteins:
- a CDS encoding NPCBM/NEW2 domain-containing protein produces MNACTRFLQHRLFPLVQVFAITTVVFLPLSAHAWGEPHLAITKAATEVLPDWQKELLGPEMEMLAGKYCLIPDEVYTDKENARYAAMPETRPGEVYLLNLHLPDASQAVNLDALRYFMGRAVAALKAGQTTDAAKYLGTICHQLEDYGSPSHTVPGDNMFTLLTQFLPPPDDMKGLPMHGPIENGTLDVKIPGYKPQLLGLSVEEASWRLLHRIHEGILNARQTTLPILQALYAKDPETVKTWQMKAAVVDAQVTADALYTVLCLAQERGEPAELTALRDVDIAGFFPIEAVNLYYPQSQFAGSPNWGCARSGFLMEKGTRPVPLKLAAPAATRDNAPAETRELTRGISVVMGKTLTFPLPKNVYGRFTVLAGLHPELGARGRVEFTVLGDGKPLGSVTVNGTDPAQLMTCDLTGISSLQLLAKGRGLDPKANYAIWGEPRVGKR; encoded by the coding sequence ATGAACGCCTGCACCCGCTTCCTCCAGCACCGCCTGTTCCCGTTGGTCCAGGTTTTCGCCATCACGACCGTCGTGTTCCTGCCGCTCTCCGCCCACGCCTGGGGGGAGCCGCATCTGGCCATCACGAAGGCGGCCACGGAGGTGCTGCCGGACTGGCAGAAAGAACTGCTGGGCCCCGAGATGGAAATGCTGGCGGGCAAGTACTGCCTGATCCCCGATGAGGTGTACACGGACAAGGAGAATGCCAGGTACGCGGCGATGCCGGAGACGCGGCCGGGGGAGGTGTACCTGCTCAACCTGCATCTGCCGGATGCCTCCCAGGCGGTGAATCTGGACGCGCTGCGTTATTTCATGGGCCGGGCGGTGGCGGCGCTCAAGGCGGGGCAGACGACCGATGCGGCCAAGTACCTGGGCACGATCTGCCACCAGCTGGAGGACTACGGCAGCCCGTCGCATACGGTTCCGGGTGATAACATGTTCACCCTGCTCACCCAGTTCCTGCCGCCGCCTGACGACATGAAGGGCCTGCCCATGCACGGTCCCATCGAAAACGGGACGCTGGACGTGAAGATCCCCGGCTACAAACCGCAACTGCTGGGCCTGAGTGTGGAGGAGGCCTCATGGCGTCTGCTGCACCGCATCCACGAAGGCATCCTCAATGCCCGGCAGACCACCCTCCCCATCCTGCAGGCGCTCTATGCGAAAGACCCGGAGACGGTGAAGACCTGGCAGATGAAGGCGGCGGTGGTGGATGCGCAGGTCACGGCGGATGCGCTCTACACCGTGCTCTGCCTGGCCCAGGAGCGTGGCGAGCCCGCGGAGCTGACGGCATTGCGCGATGTGGACATCGCGGGCTTCTTTCCCATCGAGGCCGTGAACCTCTACTACCCCCAATCGCAGTTCGCCGGCTCACCGAACTGGGGCTGTGCCCGCAGCGGGTTCCTCATGGAGAAAGGCACCCGTCCCGTTCCCCTGAAGCTGGCTGCCCCTGCTGCCACACGCGACAACGCACCCGCAGAGACCCGCGAACTCACCCGCGGCATCAGCGTGGTGATGGGCAAGACCCTGACCTTCCCTCTGCCCAAGAATGTCTATGGCCGCTTCACCGTGCTGGCCGGGTTGCACCCTGAACTGGGGGCCAGGGGGCGCGTCGAATTCACGGTGCTGGGCGATGGCAAACCGCTCGGCAGTGTCACCGTCAACGGCACGGATCCCGCGCAGCTCATGACCTGTGACCTCACCGGTATTTCCTCGCTACAGCTCCTCGCGAAGGGGCGGGGGCTTGATCCCAAGGCGAACTACGCCATCTGGGGAGAGCCGAGGGTCGGTAAGAGGTAA
- the lpxD gene encoding UDP-3-O-(3-hydroxymyristoyl)glucosamine N-acyltransferase yields MAATMRKGAMYIPVSELMALLPAQLLSGSISTLISGFASLKEAGPGDLSFFSDMRYRRLLEQTQATAVLMPMDWTVFPENVVCLGVQNPSVAFETVTERFGLQPEPFTPGVHASAVVGNCVDTNLDKIKIGPNAVIEDGVHIGDGSEVGAGCFVGRGVSMGEDCRMHANSTVHEGCQLGDRVVLHSSSVIGADGFGYVFKDGRHRKVRQSGIVQLDDDVEIGASSTVDRARFGRTWIGEGTKIDNQVQIAHNVVVGKHCIIIAGCGIAGSSRVGDYVVIAAQSGVAGHVSIGSQCTLAARTVVTKDLPPGSGTYMGFPATPVMEERRRMVAGRQLPELMERVRNLEQARKNGAQ; encoded by the coding sequence ATGGCGGCGACTATGCGAAAAGGGGCGATGTACATCCCCGTGTCGGAACTCATGGCTCTTCTTCCGGCACAGCTGTTGTCCGGTAGCATTAGCACGCTCATTTCAGGCTTTGCCTCACTGAAAGAAGCCGGCCCCGGAGACCTGAGTTTCTTTAGCGACATGCGGTACCGCCGCCTGTTGGAACAGACCCAGGCCACCGCCGTCCTCATGCCCATGGACTGGACCGTGTTTCCGGAAAATGTGGTTTGTCTGGGCGTTCAGAATCCCTCCGTGGCCTTTGAGACCGTCACGGAGCGCTTCGGCCTCCAGCCCGAACCCTTCACCCCCGGCGTTCATGCCTCTGCTGTGGTGGGCAATTGCGTGGACACGAACCTGGACAAGATAAAGATCGGCCCAAACGCGGTGATTGAAGACGGTGTCCACATCGGCGACGGCTCCGAGGTAGGTGCCGGCTGTTTTGTCGGCCGGGGTGTCTCCATGGGCGAAGACTGCCGCATGCACGCCAACTCCACGGTGCATGAAGGCTGCCAGCTCGGTGACCGCGTCGTCCTCCACTCCAGCTCCGTGATTGGGGCCGATGGCTTTGGCTATGTGTTCAAGGATGGCCGCCACCGGAAGGTGCGCCAGTCCGGCATCGTCCAGCTCGACGATGACGTGGAGATCGGTGCCAGCTCCACCGTGGACCGCGCCCGCTTCGGCCGCACCTGGATCGGAGAAGGCACCAAGATCGACAACCAGGTGCAGATCGCCCACAACGTGGTGGTGGGCAAGCATTGCATCATTATCGCCGGCTGCGGCATCGCCGGCAGTTCCCGGGTGGGCGACTACGTCGTCATCGCTGCACAGTCCGGTGTCGCCGGTCATGTCAGCATCGGTTCCCAGTGCACACTCGCCGCCCGCACGGTCGTGACCAAGGACCTCCCCCCCGGTTCAGGAACCTACATGGGCTTCCCCGCCACCCCCGTCATGGAAGAACGCCGCCGCATGGTCGCCGGCCGCCAGCTCCCCGAGCTCATGGAACGCGTCCGGAACCTCGAACAAGCACGGAAGAACGGAGCTCAGTAA